In one Melopsittacus undulatus isolate bMelUnd1 chromosome 4, bMelUnd1.mat.Z, whole genome shotgun sequence genomic region, the following are encoded:
- the LOC117436134 gene encoding proto-oncogene Mas-like, producing MEGTNTTDLSLNYTYDGNWSYGEDSELPCVHTSATEMILTPFLTGICIFGMVGNGIVLWFLGFQMKRNPFTVYILNLAVADCCVLLLFFLFSLAFFNLTVICYGLKSFFPFFINFVVAVEFLCHFFVLSSLGLLTAISTERSVSVIFPIWYRCHRPKHLSGIVSGVLWASIGSFILAFYLCFKFDVIHVTIFKSVAIAYSLILSLLMLISNVSMVMRLRCGSQRRRLGKLYVAVVLNVIFFFAFGMPFSVKVFLDLSVSSILFPEKTTLVLALLNSSINPVIYFLVGSCRQRRFQGSIQAALRRVFEEKARSKEESPVPEGIPMESTAQGPAGQGEA from the coding sequence ATGGAGGGCACCAACACAACAGACCTCTCTCTGAATTACACATATGATGGAAATTGGAGCTATGGGGAAGATAGTGAACTTCCATGTGTCCATACGTcggccacagagatgatcttGACACCTTTTCTCACAGGGATCTGTATCTTTGGAATGGTGGGGAATGGAATAGTCTTGTGGTTCCTGGGCTTCCAGATGAAGCGGAATCCTTTCACCGTCTACATCCTAAATCTGGCTGTTGCTGACTGCTGTGTGctcctcttgttttttcttttctcattggCATTTTTCAATTTAACAGTCATTTGTTATggtttgaaatctttttttcctttcttcattaattttgtaGTTGCAGTTGAATTCCTGTGCCACTTCTTTGTCCTTAGCAGCCTGGGTCTCCTGACAGCCATCAGCACGGAGCGCTCTGtctctgtcatcttcccaaTCTGGTATCGCTGCCACCGCCCAAAGCACTTGTCAGGCATCGTGAGTGGGGTGCTCTGGGCCAGCATCGGCTCTTTCATTTTGGCCTTTTACCTTTGCTTCAAATTTGATGTAATTCATGTAACAATATTTAAAAGTGTGGCCATTGCCTATTCCTTGATATTGTCATTATTGATGTTGATTTCCAACGTGTCCATGGTCATGAGGCTCCGATGTGGCTCACAGAGACGGCGCCTGGGGAAACTctatgttgctgttgtgctcaatgtcatcttcttctttgcctttgggatgCCTTTCAGTGTTAAGGTTTTCCTCGATCTGTCCGTTTCgagtattttatttccagaaaaaacCACTCTGGTTCTGGCTCtactgaacagcagcatcaatccagtcatttacttcctggtggggagctgccggcagcgccgcttccaaggctccatccaagcCGCCCTGCGCAgagtgtttgaagagaaagcgaggagcaaggaggagagcCCCGTGCCTGAGGGCATCCCCATGGAGAGCACTGCCCAaggccctgctgggcagggggaggcctga